In Thermoprotei archaeon, a single window of DNA contains:
- a CDS encoding CBS domain-containing protein, translated as MVKELYDNMVRPINADELATKARATMRSRKVRLLPVVDEENKLVGVIYRSTLLGLASTRSTLLVRDIMSLPKVIAYPEDNAEEVTKRMLKVDEWYAPVVKSKTDMTYIGIFGLEHMIEEYLRRGGPKLEIRLEQIMKTDLVTVKPTDPISVVWRKMIEKSYAGIPVVDDKMHFVGLVTQLDLLLSRAPALNLFLERIPASSAPEVSRVMNRNVIIAKPYTTLGEAAYTMLRLEIGRLPVADDAGILIGMVDREDIVRALME; from the coding sequence ATGGTGAAAGAGCTATACGATAACATGGTTCGTCCAATTAATGCAGACGAATTAGCAACAAAAGCTAGAGCAACGATGCGAAGCAGAAAGGTTAGGCTGCTTCCAGTGGTTGATGAAGAGAATAAACTGGTTGGAGTTATATATAGAAGCACATTATTGGGGTTAGCTTCAACAAGATCTACACTCTTAGTTCGTGATATAATGTCCTTACCTAAAGTAATCGCTTATCCAGAGGATAATGCAGAAGAAGTTACAAAAAGAATGTTAAAAGTTGATGAATGGTATGCGCCAGTCGTCAAATCTAAGACTGACATGACTTATATAGGAATATTTGGTCTTGAGCATATGATTGAAGAATACTTGCGGCGAGGTGGTCCAAAGTTAGAAATCAGATTAGAACAAATAATGAAAACTGACCTAGTTACAGTAAAGCCGACCGATCCAATTTCAGTAGTGTGGAGAAAAATGATAGAAAAATCATATGCGGGAATACCGGTCGTCGATGATAAAATGCATTTCGTTGGTCTTGTGACACAACTTGATTTACTTCTCTCCCGAGCTCCAGCACTAAATCTTTTCTTAGAAAGAATTCCAGCAAGCAGTGCGCCTGAAGTGTCAAGAGTAATGAACCGAAACGTTATTATTGCTAAACCCTATACAACTTTAGGAGAGGCCGCATATACCATGTTAAGACTTGAAATAGGACGTTTACCAGTCGCTGATGATGCAGGAATACTTATAGGCATGGTAGATAGAGAGGACATAGTGCGCGCACTCATGGAGTGA
- a CDS encoding CBS domain-containing protein: protein MSNIPIRKRENPRFLMKGAPSSFPTKSASNRNEILLVALQNFPTVTSSTPVKIVIDNIAGSDIRRLPVINPGNEILKGSIPMMNIIDFLNGERSNIIKSKHNGNLFKALMEPAGILIESKTITATLDTRIDDAIALMAKTGIGTLIIVDNKNRVRCILTEKIVLKMLAGKLTSVLVNDIMTKNPITTTSNATVGEALSTMLKKGFRRLPVIEEGKLVGIFTGMGLLRYLKGSGIYTLVKSGNINDLLSIKIDALMVKNPITITPDKTTTEAAKIMIEKGVGSLPVIEDGILKGILTERDFLKMLAQK from the coding sequence ATGTCCAACATTCCTATCAGAAAACGTGAGAATCCCAGATTCCTTATGAAAGGTGCTCCTAGCTCATTTCCAACAAAGTCCGCATCAAATAGAAATGAAATCTTATTAGTTGCTCTACAAAACTTTCCAACAGTAACATCATCCACGCCTGTAAAAATCGTTATAGATAACATAGCAGGAAGTGATATACGCAGGTTACCAGTAATTAATCCTGGTAATGAAATATTAAAAGGATCAATCCCGATGATGAACATTATAGATTTCCTAAACGGAGAAAGATCTAACATTATTAAATCGAAGCATAATGGTAACTTATTTAAAGCACTTATGGAACCAGCAGGGATACTCATCGAAAGCAAAACAATCACTGCAACACTAGATACTAGAATCGATGATGCTATAGCTCTTATGGCCAAGACTGGAATAGGAACACTTATAATAGTTGACAATAAAAATCGTGTACGCTGTATACTTACGGAGAAAATTGTACTAAAGATGCTAGCAGGAAAGCTCACGTCAGTACTAGTAAACGACATAATGACAAAGAACCCCATAACCACCACATCAAATGCGACGGTTGGAGAAGCACTTTCAACAATGTTAAAAAAAGGGTTCAGAAGGCTACCAGTTATTGAGGAAGGAAAATTAGTTGGTATTTTCACGGGCATGGGATTATTAAGATATCTGAAAGGAAGTGGAATTTACACTTTAGTCAAGTCCGGCAATATTAATGACTTACTCTCAATAAAGATCGATGCATTAATGGTAAAAAATCCGATAACAATCACTCCTGATAAAACAACAACCGAGGCAGCTAAAATAATGATCGAGAAAGGTGTTGGAAGTTTACCCGTTATAGAGGATGGAATACTTAAAGGAATTCTAACCGAGAGAGACTTTTTAAAGATGTTAGCACAAAAGTAA
- a CDS encoding Lrp/AsnC family transcriptional regulator — MKMDDKDKIIIEMLMKNARISLAEIAEALKISDVAVSKRIKKLEENGIIKGYTAIVNHIKLGYSSAAIVGIDVEPERLLEVSRLLKEKNYVRYLALTTGDHMLILQVLSRNNYDLTNILKDIASTSGVKSVRPAIVLDTIKGILDG; from the coding sequence ATGAAAATGGACGATAAAGATAAAATAATAATAGAGATGCTAATGAAAAATGCACGTATTTCATTAGCTGAAATAGCTGAAGCATTAAAAATAAGCGATGTGGCAGTTAGTAAACGAATAAAAAAGCTTGAAGAAAATGGTATAATTAAAGGATACACCGCGATAGTTAATCACATAAAACTTGGATATTCAAGTGCTGCAATAGTAGGTATTGATGTAGAACCTGAGAGATTACTTGAAGTGTCAAGATTACTTAAAGAGAAAAATTATGTGCGTTATTTAGCATTAACAACTGGTGATCACATGTTAATTTTGCAGGTTTTGTCCAGAAATAATTACGATTTAACTAACATTCTAAAAGATATAGCAAGTACTAGCGGTGTAAAAAGTGTGCGACCAGCAATCGTGTTAGATACTATAAAAGGAATATTAGATGGTTAA
- a CDS encoding CBS domain-containing protein codes for MRLGRHELGTAHQRIKVGDVMSVKPIIVDPTTPIKQVAEIMAKKNIGALIIVEDEKPIGVVTERDIVTRVIAKGLDPEKTIVREIMSQPLITVTPDTDLSEAMRMMSKLKIRRLVVINDGKLVGMVTETDILSVAPELIDLLYETSRTIAPIYSIETFSGYCDMCNRWTDNLIEVDGMFLCEECRKEYLKQEEE; via the coding sequence ATGCGGTTAGGAAGGCATGAGCTGGGAACTGCTCATCAGAGAATAAAAGTAGGGGATGTAATGAGTGTAAAACCCATCATTGTTGATCCAACAACTCCTATAAAACAAGTTGCTGAAATAATGGCTAAGAAAAATATAGGTGCATTAATCATTGTTGAGGATGAAAAACCAATTGGAGTAGTAACGGAACGTGATATTGTAACTAGAGTAATAGCTAAAGGTCTTGATCCGGAAAAAACAATCGTGCGTGAAATTATGAGCCAACCTCTAATTACTGTTACACCTGACACAGATTTAAGTGAGGCAATGCGAATGATGTCAAAGTTAAAAATTAGAAGACTCGTGGTTATAAACGATGGAAAATTAGTGGGCATGGTAACAGAAACTGATATACTATCAGTAGCACCAGAGTTGATAGATTTACTTTACGAAACATCACGCACTATAGCTCCCATATATTCTATTGAAACGTTCTCAGGTTATTGTGATATGTGTAATAGATGGACAGATAATCTAATTGAAGTTGACGGAATGTTTCTTTGCGAAGAATGTAGAAAAGAATACTTAAAACAAGAAGAAGAATAA
- a CDS encoding Mut7-C RNAse domain-containing protein, with amino-acid sequence MEKFAEIKFLTDGMLGKLTRFLRILGFDTIYFRGTNDNELLTISQKDNRILITRDRELHQRAIKMNIKSILITETSLKNQLLQIVSKLNISLDLDTAETRCPLCNTKLEHISKYEIKNKIPEKIFASHEEFWICKKCNKIYWMGSHWKSINKTILSVNSSLSSLKS; translated from the coding sequence GTGGAAAAATTCGCTGAAATAAAATTTTTAACCGATGGCATGCTTGGCAAATTAACAAGATTTTTACGCATACTAGGCTTTGATACAATATACTTTAGAGGTACGAATGATAATGAATTGTTGACAATCTCACAAAAAGATAACAGAATATTGATTACAAGAGATAGAGAACTACATCAACGCGCAATAAAAATGAACATCAAATCTATACTTATTACAGAAACAAGCTTAAAAAACCAACTTTTACAAATAGTCTCAAAACTCAATATTAGCCTAGATTTGGACACTGCCGAAACACGTTGCCCACTATGTAATACAAAATTAGAACACATTTCTAAATACGAAATAAAAAATAAAATCCCAGAAAAAATTTTTGCCTCACATGAAGAATTTTGGATATGCAAAAAATGTAATAAAATATATTGGATGGGTTCCCATTGGAAATCAATAAATAAAACAATTTTAAGTGTTAACTCCTCTCTATCCTCACTTAAATCTTAG
- a CDS encoding CBS domain-containing protein yields the protein MFNKIQAMRYASTEVYVVTWNDTLAYARNLMMRYNISRLVVVEDKKPVGMVSQRDLLSAISRLDSDFEGRNLDEILIKDIASRDLKTLDTNASIKDACKLMNGQNIGSVVLTDKDKNLAGIFTKTDAVKAFTDYGSGKWKVMNIMEKIATTINRFQSLKKAIDLFVHDKADIVIVTDNKVPVGVISLKNILTYRIDLLFKSKSVKYTRAKGGIEESSFTEVGGKIKQQPLVEDLMTPLKNAAGENDDLVKAASLMLKFGVSGMPVVDNLGTLVGIVTKTNIISLISKA from the coding sequence GTGTTTAACAAAATCCAAGCAATGCGCTATGCCTCTACAGAGGTATACGTAGTAACATGGAACGATACGTTAGCATATGCTCGTAATCTAATGATGAGATACAATATCTCAAGACTTGTAGTGGTAGAGGATAAAAAACCAGTTGGAATGGTTAGTCAACGTGACCTACTCTCAGCAATTAGCAGACTTGACAGTGATTTTGAAGGACGAAATCTAGATGAAATATTAATAAAAGATATTGCATCAAGAGACCTTAAAACATTAGATACGAACGCAAGCATAAAAGATGCATGCAAGCTCATGAATGGACAAAACATTGGAAGTGTAGTACTCACAGACAAGGATAAAAACTTGGCAGGAATATTTACTAAAACAGATGCTGTAAAAGCTTTTACAGATTATGGATCAGGAAAGTGGAAGGTCATGAATATAATGGAAAAAATTGCAACAACTATAAACAGATTCCAAAGTCTAAAAAAAGCAATAGACTTATTCGTGCATGACAAGGCAGATATAGTAATAGTCACTGATAATAAGGTTCCAGTCGGTGTAATAAGTTTAAAAAATATTCTAACCTATAGGATAGATTTATTATTTAAATCCAAATCAGTAAAATACACAAGAGCAAAAGGAGGAATAGAAGAAAGTAGCTTTACAGAAGTGGGTGGAAAAATCAAACAACAACCATTAGTAGAGGATCTAATGACTCCACTAAAAAATGCGGCAGGCGAAAATGATGATTTAGTAAAAGCTGCATCACTTATGCTCAAATTTGGCGTAAGTGGTATGCCTGTTGTTGACAATTTAGGAACACTAGTAGGTATTGTCACAAAAACTAATATTATTAGTCTGATATCAAAAGCATAG
- a CDS encoding NOB1 family endonuclease: protein MIFVFDTPAFLMGLAGRIAKKDVIIYTTPGVVNEIRNKWSMEMVNALVSSSLIKIVEPSDESINKVKNAHKKLGGKGITKTDLEVIALALELDRDSTIVFTNDYAIQNMLAFFGIKFASIGFRGIREVWKWSKRCPACKTYYTYEKNYCEICGTELKPIKKRISVIRNGT, encoded by the coding sequence ATGATTTTTGTTTTCGATACTCCCGCATTTTTAATGGGCTTGGCAGGTAGGATTGCGAAAAAAGATGTGATAATTTATACTACACCAGGTGTTGTCAATGAAATAAGAAATAAATGGAGCATGGAAATGGTCAACGCTTTAGTCTCTAGTAGTCTTATAAAGATCGTTGAACCTTCTGATGAAAGTATTAATAAGGTTAAGAATGCTCATAAAAAACTTGGAGGTAAAGGCATAACAAAGACTGATTTAGAGGTGATAGCACTTGCACTCGAATTGGATCGTGATTCAACTATCGTGTTCACTAATGACTATGCTATACAAAATATGTTGGCATTTTTTGGTATAAAATTTGCTAGTATAGGATTTAGAGGGATTAGAGAAGTATGGAAGTGGTCAAAACGTTGTCCTGCATGTAAAACTTATTACACTTATGAGAAAAATTACTGTGAAATATGTGGGACTGAACTAAAACCTATTAAAAAACGGATAAGCGTGATACGAAATGGAACTTAA
- the rqcH gene encoding ribosome rescue protein RqcH — protein sequence MKSSLNALDVLALSMELRKVLQNSYVDNIYHFNDVVIFRFRQSSGEKNDLRVDVGKWIRITSYSFEPPREISNWCKMIRNKLVGLKLQSISQPSFDRLLEIEFDNGCKLYLEGMDNGNIILTEPDNTIAVVYKTKETRERILKRGVSYTLPVQKWFDPLKVSADQILEVFKSSKGNVVQSIVKFLGLSGEIAEELVFRSNLVKDFPANKLELDHVTKILSTFRELYDCSKNVKYPVSVWSDKKPVSVSPCMFEIYKYYKIISHPTFNNAVDEYAHALIAIESEVEYARKIEKEKSRLLTTISEQEKMAKLYFDLARNLRSLAVLIQSRMTDLGSYLDSIRKLGWEENLRSKLEELFSGFKVLGYDKKSKSLVIVVDDLKINIRVDWSVGKNIEMIFNLAKEYERKFKRTLESIEKLKIEMNKINEQFLLQPSLMMIKKPSSAWYESFHYFRSSDGFLVVGGKDASQNESLIKRRMESNDIVVHADIHGSPFVLIKGMRENISQKTIEEAGQFVVSFSRAWSLKLSSADAYWVYPEQVSKKAPSGTYLRPGSFMIYGQRNYIRNIPLKLAVTLFFDEGWAKFYVSPIDPVKMFTDMFVEITPGGISREDAAKQIIKFFYEIKRNGLKMAPNRKNLISELIARLPRGEFSLSFHS from the coding sequence ATGAAATCCTCGTTAAATGCTCTGGATGTTCTAGCACTTTCAATGGAGTTAAGAAAGGTATTGCAGAATTCGTATGTAGATAATATTTACCACTTTAATGATGTAGTAATATTTAGGTTTCGTCAATCGAGCGGTGAAAAAAATGATTTAAGAGTTGATGTTGGAAAATGGATACGTATTACTTCATATTCTTTTGAACCTCCAAGAGAAATTTCTAATTGGTGCAAGATGATTCGTAATAAATTAGTTGGTCTGAAACTACAGTCTATTTCTCAGCCATCGTTTGATAGGTTATTAGAGATTGAGTTTGATAATGGTTGTAAGTTATATCTAGAAGGCATGGATAATGGGAACATAATACTGACAGAACCAGATAATACTATCGCAGTAGTATATAAAACTAAAGAGACTAGGGAGAGAATTCTTAAACGTGGTGTGAGTTATACGTTGCCTGTTCAAAAATGGTTTGATCCTTTAAAAGTTAGTGCAGATCAAATTTTGGAAGTTTTTAAATCGTCGAAAGGTAATGTTGTACAGTCGATCGTAAAGTTTCTGGGCCTTTCAGGTGAAATTGCAGAAGAGCTTGTTTTTAGGAGTAATTTGGTAAAGGATTTTCCTGCTAATAAGCTTGAGTTGGATCACGTGACTAAAATTTTGAGTACTTTTAGAGAATTATATGATTGTAGTAAGAATGTGAAGTACCCTGTGAGTGTGTGGAGTGATAAAAAACCTGTAAGCGTTTCTCCGTGCATGTTTGAGATTTATAAGTATTATAAAATAATCTCTCATCCAACATTTAATAATGCTGTGGATGAGTATGCTCACGCACTCATTGCTATAGAAAGTGAAGTAGAGTATGCAAGAAAAATTGAGAAAGAGAAATCTAGACTGTTGACTACAATTTCTGAGCAAGAAAAAATGGCTAAACTTTATTTTGATTTAGCAAGAAATTTGAGATCATTAGCTGTCCTTATTCAATCACGTATGACTGATCTTGGTTCTTATCTGGATAGTATAAGAAAATTAGGATGGGAGGAGAACTTAAGGTCTAAACTGGAAGAATTATTTTCTGGGTTTAAAGTTTTAGGATATGATAAGAAATCTAAATCTCTTGTGATTGTAGTAGATGATTTAAAAATAAATATTAGGGTTGATTGGAGTGTCGGTAAAAATATAGAAATGATCTTTAATCTTGCTAAGGAATATGAAAGAAAATTTAAACGTACTTTGGAAAGTATTGAAAAACTTAAAATAGAGATGAATAAAATTAATGAACAATTTCTATTACAGCCTTCACTGATGATGATTAAAAAGCCTTCATCAGCTTGGTATGAGTCTTTTCATTATTTTAGGTCATCAGATGGATTTTTGGTTGTTGGTGGTAAGGATGCATCACAGAATGAAAGCTTAATTAAAAGAAGGATGGAGAGTAATGATATAGTAGTTCATGCTGATATCCATGGCTCTCCGTTTGTACTCATTAAAGGTATGAGAGAGAACATATCTCAGAAGACTATAGAAGAAGCAGGTCAATTTGTAGTGAGTTTTTCACGTGCATGGAGTTTAAAATTGTCGTCAGCTGATGCATATTGGGTTTATCCTGAGCAAGTATCTAAAAAAGCCCCATCAGGAACTTATTTAAGGCCTGGTTCTTTTATGATTTATGGACAAAGAAATTATATTCGTAATATACCACTTAAACTTGCAGTAACACTCTTCTTTGATGAGGGATGGGCAAAATTTTATGTAAGTCCTATTGATCCTGTAAAAATGTTCACAGACATGTTTGTTGAGATAACACCTGGTGGCATATCAAGAGAGGATGCCGCAAAGCAGATTATAAAATTCTTTTATGAGATTAAGAGAAATGGGTTAAAGATGGCTCCAAATAGAAAGAATTTAATTAGTGAACTTATTGCACGACTTCCTAGGGGTGAATTTAGTTTATCATTCCATAGCTAG
- a CDS encoding RsmB/NOP family class I SAM-dependent RNA methyltransferase, producing MELKNIKMVNKLILEDLKERFSSDVLDVFKIAYGDDWLDALYSVTKPAKRYFLRIASIDVDYVIDKLEKEGLIVKKYPYINEAVYIDVQYIDYDKLPDFNGVVIADKFASESVIEGANLYIPGVLKMINVRKDDLVAVLDPFGALIGIGKSKISSDEFNQMDIRKGIAVNVTHTFYKIPPIRELESFNRGLIYPQSLPSMVAVKELDPQPRETVIDMCAAPGGKLSYIAFLMNMNGRIYGFDRSERKVRILKETLERLNIKNVNIRVMDTRYLDLEMPDLQADKIIIDPPCSALGVRPKLASDITLRKILDYQQYQIQFLKAASKVLKRGGIVVFSVCTITPHEVEEIMSEATNKLPFEPIEQKLFIASRSSLSNYDFGKSIQRFQPHIDDTPGFSIAKMRKT from the coding sequence ATGGAACTTAAAAATATAAAAATGGTTAATAAGCTAATACTTGAAGATTTAAAAGAGAGATTTTCATCTGATGTTCTTGATGTATTTAAAATAGCATATGGTGATGATTGGTTAGATGCGCTCTACTCAGTAACTAAGCCAGCGAAACGATATTTTCTTAGAATCGCTTCAATTGATGTTGATTATGTTATAGATAAGTTAGAAAAAGAGGGACTGATAGTAAAAAAGTATCCATATATCAATGAGGCAGTTTATATAGATGTTCAATACATAGATTATGATAAATTACCAGATTTCAACGGAGTTGTGATAGCAGATAAATTTGCCTCAGAGAGTGTAATTGAAGGTGCTAATCTCTACATTCCAGGGGTTTTGAAAATGATTAACGTAAGAAAGGATGATCTCGTGGCTGTTTTAGATCCATTTGGTGCTCTTATAGGAATTGGTAAGTCAAAAATAAGTAGCGATGAGTTTAATCAGATGGACATTCGCAAGGGAATAGCAGTTAATGTTACACACACGTTTTATAAGATACCACCTATAAGAGAGTTAGAAAGTTTCAATAGGGGTCTTATCTATCCACAGTCACTACCCTCTATGGTTGCTGTTAAAGAACTAGATCCACAACCTAGAGAAACTGTCATAGATATGTGTGCTGCACCTGGTGGCAAATTAAGTTACATAGCATTTCTTATGAATATGAATGGTCGCATTTATGGTTTTGATCGCTCTGAAAGAAAAGTTCGTATTCTTAAAGAAACATTGGAAAGGTTAAATATTAAAAATGTTAACATTAGAGTAATGGATACAAGATACCTCGATTTAGAAATGCCAGATCTTCAAGCTGATAAAATTATAATAGATCCACCATGTTCTGCTTTAGGTGTTCGCCCAAAGCTTGCATCTGATATCACACTTAGGAAAATTTTAGATTATCAACAGTATCAAATTCAGTTTCTGAAGGCTGCATCTAAAGTTTTAAAAAGAGGCGGCATAGTTGTGTTCAGCGTATGTACTATTACTCCACATGAAGTTGAAGAGATCATGTCTGAAGCAACAAACAAGTTACCATTTGAACCCATAGAACAAAAATTATTCATAGCTTCTAGGAGCTCCTTAAGCAACTATGATTTTGGAAAAAGTATACAACGTTTTCAACCTCATATCGATGATACACCTGGTTTCTCCATAGCAAAAATGAGAAAAACTTGA
- a CDS encoding biotin--[acetyl-CoA-carboxylase] ligase produces the protein MYIPPIIFYLRTNSTQDKAWEFYNKGLSNIIVLASEQSMGRGRYGRRWFSPKGGLWFSYLKTVNVQPELLDLISIACGVAVALTLRDLGLNALIKWPNDIIVNDKKIAGILINTKIMENKIVVLVIGVGLNLNVYINAFPKELREQITTVLNEINRYTDEIKTLILILQKIDEFLDNIILNKTLIHKYAKELNYLKNKPIKALLMGNKIIEDIVKDIDESGKLVTTKGLTLSIHDVLQLY, from the coding sequence ATGTACATACCACCTATTATCTTTTATCTAAGAACGAATTCAACGCAAGATAAGGCATGGGAATTTTATAATAAAGGATTAAGTAATATTATTGTGCTAGCGAGCGAACAGTCCATGGGACGGGGAAGGTATGGGAGAAGATGGTTTTCGCCTAAAGGTGGATTGTGGTTCTCTTATTTAAAAACTGTTAATGTTCAACCTGAATTATTAGACCTTATTTCAATTGCGTGCGGTGTTGCTGTAGCACTCACATTAAGAGATCTAGGTTTAAACGCTCTTATAAAATGGCCAAATGATATAATTGTTAATGATAAAAAAATTGCTGGAATATTAATTAATACAAAGATCATGGAGAATAAAATAGTAGTATTAGTGATTGGTGTGGGCTTAAACCTGAATGTTTATATTAATGCGTTTCCTAAAGAACTAAGAGAACAAATAACCACAGTCTTAAACGAGATTAATCGTTATACTGATGAAATTAAAACTTTAATCTTAATACTCCAAAAAATAGATGAATTTCTCGATAATATAATATTAAATAAAACACTCATTCATAAATATGCAAAAGAACTAAATTATTTAAAAAATAAACCTATCAAGGCCTTATTAATGGGCAACAAAATAATCGAAGATATAGTTAAGGATATCGATGAGTCTGGTAAACTTGTGACTACTAAAGGTTTAACATTGAGTATTCATGATGTGTTACAGTTATATTAA
- a CDS encoding thymidine kinase, giving the protein MLYLLEVITGPMFSGKSLELIRRLEIEKLSGKKVNLFRPELGQHSPNKETIVNVILIETSISGIRKIKKRSENLDVVGIQRAHLFPRFLAEVCDDLANNGKHVIVSGLNLDFKGEPFETMMELIAKADKIYYLTSVCAVCGNEATRTQRLIDGLPAHYNSPQIMIGERELYEPRCRKCHIVIKRKSDLAME; this is encoded by the coding sequence GTGTTATACTTGCTTGAAGTAATAACTGGTCCCATGTTCTCAGGCAAATCTCTTGAATTAATAAGACGACTAGAGATTGAAAAGCTTTCTGGAAAAAAAGTAAATCTTTTCCGGCCAGAACTAGGACAACATTCTCCTAATAAAGAAACTATTGTTAATGTAATTCTTATCGAAACATCAATATCCGGCATTAGAAAAATAAAGAAAAGAAGTGAGAATTTAGACGTAGTGGGCATTCAACGAGCGCATTTATTTCCTAGATTCCTTGCAGAAGTATGTGATGATTTAGCAAATAATGGTAAGCATGTGATAGTCTCAGGTTTAAACTTGGATTTCAAGGGAGAACCGTTTGAAACGATGATGGAACTAATAGCTAAAGCGGATAAAATTTATTATCTCACTTCTGTTTGTGCAGTCTGTGGGAATGAGGCTACACGTACACAGAGATTAATAGATGGTCTCCCAGCACACTATAATAGTCCACAAATCATGATAGGGGAAAGAGAGCTCTACGAGCCTAGGTGCAGAAAATGTCATATAGTTATAAAGAGAAAATCTGACCTAGCTATGGAATGA
- a CDS encoding NAD(+)/NADH kinase, producing the protein MRFGVSSRLDDMKAMAVAREICFEISAQGHEVIIDERIYQYLNHLNLKHAPASGMKDIDIFVSVGGDGTLLERAHELLEADIKALLLGVKYGHVGFLCEVTPEEFWEVLVKLEAKNYNIEERRLLSVTWHGGRYNALNDVLITPSRLGKTVEMTVKKDNDLIYRGRCDGVLVSTSLGSTAYNASRGGPIVDPELDVMIVDVMNPLLWGFRTLILSTNSHLRITSPKGLLLIVDGMIVSEIQAHTNIEISGSENRVRFIRFNRFYDKVRKRMITEI; encoded by the coding sequence TTGAGATTTGGTGTATCCAGTAGACTTGATGATATGAAGGCCATGGCAGTTGCAAGAGAGATATGCTTTGAAATTAGTGCACAAGGTCATGAAGTCATCATTGATGAGAGAATTTACCAATATCTAAATCATCTCAACCTAAAACATGCTCCAGCATCAGGAATGAAGGATATTGATATCTTCGTCTCAGTTGGTGGTGATGGAACACTGTTAGAGCGTGCACACGAATTGTTAGAGGCTGACATTAAAGCATTATTGTTAGGTGTAAAGTATGGTCATGTTGGATTTTTATGTGAGGTCACTCCAGAAGAATTCTGGGAAGTTCTCGTCAAACTTGAGGCAAAAAATTATAATATTGAGGAGAGAAGACTTCTTTCAGTTACATGGCATGGTGGGCGTTACAATGCATTAAATGATGTCCTTATCACACCAAGTAGATTAGGAAAGACTGTTGAGATGACCGTAAAGAAGGATAATGATCTGATATATAGAGGTCGATGTGATGGTGTTCTTGTTTCAACAAGTTTGGGATCAACCGCATATAATGCTTCGCGTGGAGGCCCTATTGTTGATCCAGAATTAGATGTGATGATTGTTGATGTTATGAATCCTCTGTTATGGGGGTTTAGAACACTTATTTTGTCTACAAATTCACATCTCAGAATAACATCTCCGAAAGGTTTATTACTAATAGTCGATGGTATGATTGTTAGCGAAATACAGGCGCATACAAATATAGAGATATCTGGTTCTGAAAATAGAGTGCGATTTATACGATTTAACAGATTTTATGATAAGGTCAGAAAGAGGATGATCACAGAGATCTAG